The following are encoded together in the Brassica napus cultivar Da-Ae chromosome A9, Da-Ae, whole genome shotgun sequence genome:
- the LOC111200346 gene encoding OVARIAN TUMOR DOMAIN-containing deubiquitinating enzyme 4-like — translation MMSCYTPITTCSRNVIYIKRQLGTHLSQGSCKFRTYSLSSGVSVSNRQPCSWSVLVNRSNVGGPKGKLEASFLNPEAKMSNMRNVYWCSRFAYTGVIVSLLVCCSSTPQSAHADASKGKDDDHNNGKRVYKDYSVIGIPGDGRCLFRSVAHGFCLRSGKMAPSEKAQRELADELRARVAEEFINRRQESEWFVEGDFDTYVKQIQKPHVWGGEPELFMASHVLQMPITVYMKDEKAGGLITIAEYGQEYGKEDPIRVLYHGFGHYDALLIHESKAPTHNSKL, via the exons ATGATGAGTTGTTATACTCCGATCACAACATGTTCTAGGAATGTTATCTACATCAAGAGGCAATTAGGCACTCACCTCTCTCAGGGATCATGCAAGTTCCGAACTTACAGTCTTTCTTCAGGGGTATCGGTATCTAATAGACAACCTTGTAGTTGGTCGGTATTGGTTAATCGATCAAACGTTGGTGGTCCTAAAGGAAAGCTTGAAGCTTCATTCTTGAACCCTGAGGCGAAGATGTCCAACATGAGAAACGTGTATTGGTGTTCAAGATTTGCTTATACAGGTGTGATTGTCAGCTTGCTTGTTTGTTGTTCTTCAACTCCTCAATCAGCACATGCAGACGCTTCAAAGGGTAAAGATGATGATCACAACAATGGGAAGAGAGTGTACAAAGATTACTCTGTCATTG GTATACCTGGGGATGGTAGATGTTTGTTTCGTTCTGTGGCTCATGGGTTTTGTTTACGCTCTGGTAAAATGGCTCCAAGCGAGAAGGCCCAGAGAGAACTCGCTGATGAGTTACGTGCAAGG GTTGCTGAAGAATTTATCAATAGAAGACAAGAATCTGAATG GTTTGTAGAAGGAGATTTTGACACATACGTCAAACAAATTCAGAAGCCTCATGTGTGGGGAGGTGAACCTGAACTCTTCATGGCTTCACATGTCCTCCA GATGCCAATCACAGTGTATATGAAGGACGAAAAGGCTGGAGGATTGATAACTATAGCagaatatggtcaagaatacgGTAAAGAAGATCCAATACGGGTCTTATACCATGGGTTTGGTCACTACGATGCTCTCTTGATACACGAGAGTAAAGCTCCAACTCACAACTCCAAACTATAG